A region of the Cucurbita pepo subsp. pepo cultivar mu-cu-16 chromosome LG14, ASM280686v2, whole genome shotgun sequence genome:
GTAGTATTTGGAGTTCCAATTGAGGTAACCGTACAAAAACAACAGTCAAGCAGGGTCATTCCACATATTTTGGTTAGGTGTGCCGATTATCTCGTCTTGTCAggtattgaatttcaaaattacatcTCTACATGTAATTTTTTGCATGCAACTAAAATTCCATTCAACGTCTGCATTGGCTTACCCTTTGTTTTCACTTCTAGGGCTAAATTTACCATGCTTGTTCAAATCTGACGGAGATGAAAGGGTTCTTCAGCGGTTGGTATCAATGTATAATCAAGGTAACGGAAATAGTTGTATGATTAAGTTTGGTCTTTAGTGATTTAACTTCAAAATGTGTGTTGAATATATACATTTGTCAGATCCCAATGCCCCCTTACCTGAGGGTACAAATCCAGTTGATGTAGCAGCTCTAGCTAAATGTTACCTGGCCAGTCTTCCTGAGCCACTAGTCACGTTTGAGCTTTACAATGAGATCAGAGGTGCACGTACAAACTTAATTGCCCTGcgaaacattttaaaaaaacttccCAACGTGAACTACATGACCTTGGAGTTTACTACTGCACTATTTCTCCGCATTAGCCAAAAAGCACTGCTCAATAAGGCAaggactctctctctctctctctctctctctctctctctgtgcATGCATGCCTGTTTGTGCACTCTTGTTTATGTAGGTTCATTTATGAGTTTTGAGTAGTgtatctctctctcacacgCATACACATACACATGTTCGTGCTTTCCTGTGTACACTCTTGTTTATATGGGTCTTTTTATGAGTTTGAGTTGACATGTAAGAACATATTATGTTTACTGGTTCTCGTCATGGCATGGGCTCTCTCTCATGGGATGCATACCTATGAGTGCATTCTTGTTTGTATTAGTCTATTTACAAGTTTAAGTCGGCCTGTAAGGACACATTTCTCAGTTTATTTAACGAAGTGGATATGATGATCTCTGCTTTCTTATGAACTTAGTATCTAGAAAAAGTCACTTGGTGAAATAATGCTGCTTGCTCGGAAGTACATTTATCAGAGGTtgtctaaattaattttactacTGTTTGATAAGCTACTCAGTATCTAAGCACTATGTAGATTTTAGATAGAAAAGTTTTCATGCAAGGCtgcaaatttcatatatttcacAAGAATCGCTTGTTATTTGCAACATTGCAACCTCTATAATTATGGAAGCTGATGATGTCAGGAGCCTCTATTTCAAATTGTAAGAAGCAACCTTCAGGATTACAAATTTTTTGGCGCTAGCCAAGATTTCTGTTCTAGAGCCTTTTTTCCATAACCTTTCTTGTGATGAGGATTATATAATGTCATGCATGTCTTTGATGTTTTAGGCATTTTGGCTATTATTCTCTGTGGGACTATTTTATGCATGTCTCTTCAAGGATTTATGAATAAGTTTCTGGAGCATGTGTTGCCCATGACATTTAAATTGTAATCCGCAATATACTTCCTTTTAGATGATATATAAGCTTTTAGCTATTGCTAACTTCTTTCTGACGAGTAATTGCGATTTTTCCTGCCCTGAAAATTTGACACCTTCCTTTGCCTAACTTTTGATGTGGTTAATCTTCTAATGTCCTTAAATATGTTCTTAGTTGTGTTGCtaatttttgtgttctttcaaTAGATGGATGCTCGTAGCCTTGCTATGGAGATGACTCCTATAATAATGTGGCAAAATGACAAGCGCCCAGAGTTCTATCGGGAATTTTGGGATTATCATTCTAAAAGTTCTTCTGCAAAGTCCTTAAATAATACACCGCCTACTTACAGTGCATGGGACGTGCTTTCAGGTAACTGGGTCAATCCTTGCTGTTTGATTGCTTGCTTGCTATGTACTTCAATTTAGTTCACATCATTGGAAAAAGATCCTCGATCTTTTCCTCTTTTGGAATGAACATTCCATTCGCAAGGATTTGAACAAGaatgatatatttttcatttactcTTGAATAGATAATTTGAAGTGTTTCAAAGGACCTATCACCTTTGTATGCAAATAATTCTACCTAGTaaataacaatttattatGATTGTTGTTTGATACAACTGAGGGAATGTGGAAGGTATAACATAGTGAGGTTGGGTAAATTCCAATCTCGACTCTGCTCTGCATTTTAGGACTTTTGAATAGTTTATTGTACATGGGCCTTTAGTTAGTCAGTGCACCGTTTTAGTACTTTGTGGTTAATTAGAagctcttataaagaatttgtCCCTTTCTTTGTAACCAGCATGTTTCATATATAGAATAAAGGTCTCTTTGAGCAACTCTAGCAAGCGAATCTGTTGGCTGCATCAGTTTAAGAAGTGAGTAGGGACATTTTGAACCACATAGCCCTTAATCGTATGCAAAATTTTGAGAACTCAAACACATATATTGTTAACAAGGAAAATAGTTTTAGTTAGTTTAATTTGTTTCGAGTATAATTAGCAAGCAAATTTTCTTGCCGGAATAGAATGATGGTCCCTTAGGACAATTCtcactattttgtttttgtgctGCAGAAGAGAGTGATGACACAGATGCTTCCTCTCACATTCCTTTGGATGATGCCGTGTCAGTTGACTTCAGTGCCATCGAGGTCATTCAGTGCCTCATAGATAATCATAATGAAGTTTTTACTGATGCTAATGAAACAATTTGGAGATAAATCAGCAGCACTTATTTCCTCAGGCGCCAATTATTCTTGGATGAATTCTGATACAAGTCTTATCTCTTTGACGCAGATTTACATCTGAGAGTAGTTTTCTTAGTTTGTTTGACCAGGTAGGTAAGTTAAACTTGACATTTATTCGGACGCGAGCAGTTAGAACAGTGAAAGAAACTACACTGCGATGGACAGAATAGAGCACATTTAGGATGCTTTGGTCAATGTTTTCAAGTTTTATTGTAATAACCTACCCGGATTTGCATGGGTTTCAATCTACTGATCTGAAGTAGATATTTCAGTTGTACATACAACTAAAACTGCTATTATATTGAGCGTGTGAATAACAATTCTACTTACAAGTGAAGAATTGGCAttacttctttcttcttcgcATAAGATCGGGTTTCTCTGATTGTGACCAATGGGAGAGGCACTTGACTACGTTGAACACTCAAACTTGTATAGGAATTTCTTACTGCACAGCATAATATTTCTTTGGGATGCCAAAGAACTATAAGTAGATCCTGGTCTTATCTAACCATATGCATTCTTATCtcaaaaacaatatatacaCCTCATTATAACATTAGTCTATTTTTAGTTTGATGAAGAACGTTGATAAGGATGATAGACATATTAGCATCAACGTTTAGAAGATAGCAAAAATAGGAgtgttttccttcttttccaGTCCAGATATTCTATAGCAGAGTTTGGACTATCGTCCAAGTCAAAGTATACCCTCGATGTCGGCTCTTCGCCACCTGGGGCTGTAGTAAGTGATTTTGAGTGTGGCTGAGCATCAATTATCATCAATGAATCATACTGATGCCAATTCCTGTGACTATTGTTTCGAAGTCTTTCTTAGGTTGGCTTTGTTTTATATGAATAAGTTGTTGAACTTCCCATGCTTGTGCTGATTTAGAACCCTTAGTCCAGTTACTCCAATAATAGTATGCAGGAAATGAGTAACACAAAGGACAAGACCCACCAAAGCGAATAATAAGCCAATAAACTTAGACATGGATGTATTGCCTCATGAGCTAGTGGAGTTTAGTTATCAATGTTTCAGGTACAATGGTGTATCATGATTAAATTTCTAGTTCAATGAAGGAGGAGGTTGatcaaagaaatcaaataaatcagCTGTGAAATCATCAAAGCAATCATCTGCAGTTGCATGGTAAGagttttcattcttaactTCTAAATTACTTTCTGCCTTCATCTCTTGTTCATTAGGCATTGAACTGCTCATGAACTTCAGGGAACTGTTTGTTTCCGAAGGCTCGCCTGGCTCAAACACGTCTTGCAAATTGAAAGGAGCGTGGTTCGGAGCCAGTCCGTGGCAGTCTGGAAACATTCCGATCTCTTGCGAGGAATGTGTGAATTGGGCGATGCAACAATGAGAAAAAGGGTCAAAGGGTGCTGCTAGCATGTGTGTGGATGGGGTTCCAAATacttgattttcattttccatagTAAGCATATTTGACTGTACTGATAGCGATGGTATTTTATGCATCTCTGAGTTTCCTAATTGGAAAGCATTCTCCAAATGATCCTTCCAGGTTGATGATTGTTCATCCAGCTGAGAGGAGCTGGAGCTAGGAACCTGCAATTACATCAGCCATACTACAAAAAGTTACCAAAAACAACAGTCCAAATCTTCATTACTGACCAAGGTTAG
Encoded here:
- the LOC111809902 gene encoding uncharacterized Rho GTPase-activating protein At5g61530 translates to MPSVNSSQWQEKASGFFSSSGVKLKEAGQSAGTFVGGVAKDAKGNAADVAERVGSLFKSRWALLQQPATRHAVQERLICAAATTGTFLRKGVTETKDKVVVGKVKVEEVAKKTAQKSKTILTDIERWQKGVASTDLFGVPIEVTVQKQQSSRVIPHILVRCADYLVLSGLNLPCLFKSDGDERVLQRLVSMYNQDPNAPLPEGTNPVDVAALAKCYLASLPEPLVTFELYNEIRGARTNLIALRNILKKLPNVNYMTLEFTTALFLRISQKALLNKMDARSLAMEMTPIIMWQNDKRPEFYREFWDYHSKSSSAKSLNNTPPTYSAWDVLSEESDDTDASSHIPLDDAVSVDFSAIEVIQCLIDNHNEVFTDANETIWR